ATCGAGAAGGACCCGATGAACGCCGAGATCTACGCCCATCTCGGCTCGCTCTACGCCCGCGGCGGCATGCACAGCAAGGCGCGCGACATGTTCAAGAAGGCCCTGCAATGGGACCCCGCCCAGCAGGAGGCCTCCGAAGGGCTGGCGCAGCTCGAAGAAGGCAAGAAGGGCCTCCTCGGGATGTTCAAGAAGTAACCCTTTCCCGCGCGTTGACTTCCGGTTCGCCGTCCCTAGATTTGCAGGGTGGGACCGCCGGTCCCGATGACAATTCTGTCATCCGTCCGGGGCCCTGGCGCGGGGGTCGCCGCCAGCCAGATGGATCCAGGTGTGAAGGACGGAGCCGCGGCCCCGGAGACACCGGAGCGTTTCGGCCCGTACAAGGTCGAAGATCGAATCGGCGCCGGCGGAATGGGGATCGTCTACCGGGCGCTCGACGAGGCGCTGCAGCGTCACGTGGCCCTCAAGACCCTCCTCCCCGCTCTCGCCGCCGATCCCGAGTTCGTCGCCCGCTTCAAGCGCGAGGCGCAATCGGCCGCGGCGCTCAACCACCCGAACATCACGCAGATCTACACCATCGGCCAGGAGGGGACCGTTCCCTACTTCGCCATGGAGCTGATCCACGGCCGGTCACTCGAGGCGATCATCAAGGAGAAGGGGGCCGTCGGGCCGGCGGAGGCGACCGGCCACGTCCTCCAGGCCGCCAGGGGACTCCGGCACGCGGCCCAGAAAAAGCTGATCCACCGCGACATCAAGCCAAGTAACCTCATGCTCACCGAAGACGGCGTCGTCAAGATCACCGATTTCGGCCTGGCCAAGGCAGCGCGGTGCGAAACCCAGCTCACCGCCACCGGCGAGGTGCTCGGATCTCCCGGATACATCTCGCCGGAGCAGGCGCAGGGGGCGACGCTCGACGTCCGTTCGGACATCTACTCGCTCGGCGCGGCCTTCTATCACCTGGTCACCGGCCGGCTGCCGTTCGAGGCGCCGACGCCGGTGGCTATGATCGTCAAGCACATGAGCGAACCGCTGCGCTCGCCGCGTGCCCTGAACCCGGCGGTCCCGTACCCGGTCGCATCCGCCATTCAGAAGATGATGGCCAAGCGCCCCGGCGAGCGCTTCCAGGACTACGACGCCCTGATCCGCGAGCTGGAGCGGGCGCTCGCGACGATCGGCCCGGAAGCCTCGGCCCAGGCCCCCGGGGTCGTCCAGGCCGGGAGACACCCCTGGTCCGGCATGACGGGAGCCGAAATGCGCGGACGCGCCGGCCGCCTGCCCGCGTCGGGGACGGAGAGCCCGCCTCGCACGCGTGGAGTGTCCTGGATTCCGGCGATTCTCGCCATCCTCCTCGGCGGCCTCGTGGTCGCCGGGGTGGTGAAGAACCGCCGGGACGCGGCCCGGGAAGCGGGACAGCCGGAGCCCATCCGGGTGGCGGCCAGCCTTCCCGACGCGTCCTCGGGGGCCGGCGCGGGATCCCGGGCCCCCGTGACCTTCAGCAA
Above is a genomic segment from Candidatus Polarisedimenticolia bacterium containing:
- a CDS encoding protein kinase, with the translated sequence MKDGAAAPETPERFGPYKVEDRIGAGGMGIVYRALDEALQRHVALKTLLPALAADPEFVARFKREAQSAAALNHPNITQIYTIGQEGTVPYFAMELIHGRSLEAIIKEKGAVGPAEATGHVLQAARGLRHAAQKKLIHRDIKPSNLMLTEDGVVKITDFGLAKAARCETQLTATGEVLGSPGYISPEQAQGATLDVRSDIYSLGAAFYHLVTGRLPFEAPTPVAMIVKHMSEPLRSPRALNPAVPYPVASAIQKMMAKRPGERFQDYDALIRELERALATIGPEASAQAPGVVQAGRHPWSGMTGAEMRGRAGRLPASGTESPPRTRGVSWIPAILAILLGGLVVAGVVKNRRDAAREAGQPEPIRVAASLPDASSGAGAGSRAPVTFSNRAGDARIGAVSREGGLEDRLRERFQRRNRANLSFIANDHSVLPDGRLKVFGRIQNNGGNTASQARVRVRILLDDGSVAVEGETPLDPPIVPPQGTATFELPLDYTGPVGTIKAEIVWVE